From a single Lolium rigidum isolate FL_2022 chromosome 7, APGP_CSIRO_Lrig_0.1, whole genome shotgun sequence genomic region:
- the LOC124671280 gene encoding E3 ubiquitin-protein ligase RNF14-like — protein MPRKSTKAKGGRGAAPKPHGKSPAAAAASVPYPNPAHQYPYDADLAAADALGRLDLSASAAATPAEDAPVETPPPQPEAPAPRPPPQPPMEASSSGSGAAGGGWEEEALRRLQELVGVGREEVELTEEEVRANDQRQEDEICALEAIFGDNVVMFNRKEGQRSFQVHVHIEIPDGTDVSARLSFGAGALNYKEGQDGDATDDLLYKFRVEHLPPILLTCLLPPSYPSHQPPIFTMSAEWLDKVMISSLCHMLDMTWEEQQGIEVVYQWVQWLQSSSLSYLGFDNEIVLSQGGLTCTEDGGDKRACPGNAPPDVTIPRIIRYNDDKRHEAFLHAIHDCMICFSESPGVDFIKLPCHHFFCQKCMQTYCKMHVKEGTVVKLLCPDTKCEAVVPPNILKRLLGEDEFERWESLLLQRTLDAMSDVVYCPRCQTACLEDAGDEAVCSSCLFSFCTLCRERRHVGVECLSPGEKLLVLEKRQKSGYARGDIQKLMDEVRSIKEILKDAKQCPRCKMAISKIEGCNKMTCWNCGRFFCYQCNALISGYDHFQGDCVVFDQAEIDRWEMQMNQRQQHQVIAQAQADLFAGDYGYPCPTCRQAVAKIGNNNHLYCWSCNQHFCALCRKSVQKMSQHYGPKGCKQHTADL, from the exons ATGCCTCGGAAGTCGACCAAGGCCAAGGGCGGCCGCGGGGCCGCGCCCAAGCCCCACGGGaaatcccccgccgccgccgccgcatccgtCCCATACCCTAACCCGGCCCACCAGTACCCCTACGAcgccgacctcgccgccgccgacgccctcgGGCGCCTCGAcctctccgcctccgccgccgccacccccgccGAGGATGCTCCCGTGGAGACGCCGCCTCCCCAGCCCGAGGCCCccgcgccgcggccgccgcctcaGCCGCCGATGGAAGCCTCGTCGTCCGGGAGCGGTGCGGCCGGTGGGGGATGGGAGGAGGAGGCCCTGAGGCGGCTGCAGGAGCTGGTGGGGGTTGGCCGGGAGGAGGTGGAgttgaccgaggaggaggtgcgcGCCAACGATCAGAGGCAGGAGGACGAG ATATGTGCCTTGGAAGCAATTTTTGGCGACAATGTAGTCATGTTCAATAGAAAGGAGGGCCAGCGGTCTTTCCAG GTTCATGTGCATATTGAGATCCCAGACGGTACAGATGTGTCAGCGAGGCTCAGTTTTGGTGCTGGAGCACTAAATTATAAGGAAGGGCAGGATGGTGATGCCACCGATGATCTTCTTTACAAGTTCAGAGTTGAGCACTTACCTCCGATCCTGCTAACATGTCTCCTGCCTCCGTCGTACCCGAGCCATCAGCCACCCATTTTCACTATGTCCGCCGAATGGCTGGACAAAGTGATGATTTCCTCGTTATGTCACATGCTGGATATGACTTGGGAAGAGCAGCAGGGCATAGAAGTAGTATATCAGTGGGTGCAATGGCTCCAGAGCTCTTCCCTTTCTTACTTGGGGTTTGACAACGAGATTGTTTTAAGCCAGGGTGGTCTAACGTGTACTGAAGATGGTGGGGATAAGCGCGCGTGTCCAGGCAATGCTCCACCTGATGTTACAATTCCAAGGATTATTAGATACAATGATGATAAGCGTCACGAAGCCTTTTTGCACGCTATCCATGACTGCATGATTTGTTTCAGCGAGTCTCCTG GCGTTGATTTCATCAAACTTCCATGCCACCATTTCTTTTGCCAGAAATGCATGCAAACATATTGCAAAATGCATGTCAAGGAAGGAACTGTAGTGAAGTTGCTGTGTCCTGATACAAAATGTGAAGCCGTTGTTCCTCCAAATATATTGAAAAGGCTGCTGGGGGAGGATGAGTTTGAACGTTGGGAATCATTGCTTCTTCAGAGAACTCTTGATGCGATGTCTGACGTAGTTTATTGTCCGAGATGTCAAACTGCTTGCTTGGAAGATGCAGGTGATGAAGCTGTGTGTTCAAGTTGTTTATTCAGCTTCTGCACACTTTGTAGAGAGCGACGTCATGTTGGGGTGGAATGTTTATCTCCAGGAGAGAAACTTCTTGTTTTGGAG AAACGTCAAAAGTCAGGATATGCAAGGGGAGATATTCAGAAGCTTATGGATGAAGTACGCAGCATCAAGGAAATTTTAAAGGATGCAAAACAGTGCCCACGATGCAAGATGGCAATATCTAAGATAGAAGGATGCAATAAGATGACCTGTTGGAATTGTGGCCGGTTCTTCTGCTACCAATGCAATGCTTTAATTAGCGGATATGATCATTTCCA GGGTGATTGCGTGGTCTTTGATCAGGCTGAAATCGATAGATGGGAGATGCAAATGAATCAAAGGCAACAGCACCAAGTTATTGCACAAGCGCAGGCTGACTTGTTCGCAGGAGACTATGGTTACCCGTGTCCCACTTGCCGCCAAGCAGTTGCAAAG